The following DNA comes from Bacteroidota bacterium.
GAGGAGTTTACAAAAAAACATTACGATAAAATATCAAGGAAAATTGGGATCAATGATGAAACACTTAAATCTGCAATTAATGAAATATTAAGGCTTAATCCAAAGCCAGGAAGCTCCTCCCAATCAAGTGAATCATCAAAACTCTCCTTGCAAATAGTTCCCGATTTTGTTGTTAACAACAATGAAGGAGGACTTGAGCTTAGTTTAAATTCAAGAAATGCACCTGAACTTAAAATTAGCAGGCCTTATATGGAAATGCTTGAAAATTATCAGAATAATAAAACAAGGGAAACAAAGGATGCATTAATGTTTGTAAAGCAGAAACTTGATGGAGCCAGGTGGTTTATTGATGCCATAAAACAAAGGCAACAAACACTTTCCCTTACCATGCAAGCCATAATGGAATACCAGTATGATTATTTCCTCACAGGAGATGAAACAAGGCTTAAGCCAATGATTTTAAAAGATATTGCCGAAATGGTAAGTCTTGATATTTCCACTATTTCCAGAGTGGCAAACAGCAAATACGTGCAAACTGAATTCGGAACCTTTTCCCTGAAATCGTTTTTTTCAGAATCACTCTCCACAGATACAGGAGAAGAGGTTTCTACCCGAGAGGTTAAAAAAATATTACAGGACTGCATTGATGCAGAAAATAAAAGCAAGCCTTTAACCGATGACAGGCTTACCAAAATTTTAAAGGACAAAGGATACAATATAGCACGCAGGACAATTGCCAAATACCGCGAGCAATTAAATATACCCGTGGCAAGAATGAGGAAAGAACTCTAATGATTCAAACAAGGTTAGCCACAGTTATTTCGTATTTGTTTCATCCCCTTTTAATGCCTACAATAGGCACTTTTCTTATTTTTAACATTGGTGGATATATTGCTTTTACCGTTACTCCAACCGTGAAATATATGGTATATGGAATAGTTTTTTTGAACACTTTTATTTTTCCCTCCATGGCCAGTTATTATCTTTTGAAAAAAGGATACATAAACAGCACAGGAATGGCTACTATTCAGGAAAGGAGAATACCAATGGCACTTACTGCTGTTTTTTATTTCTTTACCTATTATATTTTAAGAAAAGCTACTTTGCCTCCGGTTCTCTTTCTTGTAATATTGGGCGCTACATTATCTGTTCTTTTAACTCTCATTATTACTCTTGTTTGGAAAATAAGTGCGCACATGGTTGGTGTGGGTGGAATAGTTGGAGCAGTAATTGGTTTATCTGTAATGTTTTCAGTGAATCTCCAGTTGTTAATAATGGCATTGATTTTAGTTGCCGGACTAGTTGGTTATTCCCGTTTAAAACTTAATGCCCACTCACATTTACAGGTTTATGTAGGCTTTTTGTTGGGATTGTCCTCCATGCTCCTGCTAATTTTAGGAGTTTAAAACCCCGGATTTTTCGTTTCTTATACTAATTAACCAATCAAGGATGTTTTGAATCGCTAGGAAAACCTGGCTTTCTCTGAAGTTAAAATAGTGCCAGGTAAATTATTTATTGAGTCATTTGAACAACATTCATTCTGCCAATCATTTGTGGATAATGGCCAGGATAGGTGCAAATGAAATGATAAGAACCTGCTTTTGGTGCACTGAAATGCATTTGAATGGTTTCTCCAGGAAGCGCAACTTTAGATCCTGCTATTACTTTTGGATTGTTGGGAATATATTCTTTCTCTGGCCCAATGGCTAAGCCCTCGGCTGAAACTTCTGCCCCGGATCCTAATTCAACAAAAACGATATTGTGATTCATTCCTTCTACAGTACTTTCATTTATTAAAGTAATTTCTATTATCGAATTTACATGCACCTCTATTTCCTTTGGTTCAAAGGCAATAGCAGTCATATTGTTCCCTATGGCTTTAATAGTCAAACTAACAGTTTGTAACTGCCCATTGTTTTGAGAATCCAAAGGTTGGGGCATGTTAAAGGTTTTTTCAGGCGGCACTTTGCCCTCTTCACATGAAGTTAATAATAATGATGTTGATAAAACGAATATTATTTTTTTCATCCTTCCGATTTATTTTGATATGTTTAAAGATAATTATAAAAAAGAATTTTTAACAACGAGAATTAATTTTAAAAAATCAGCCGTAAAACCAGCTGATTTTATTACTTTTGTTATCCTAGATCATTAAATGCCGGACAGGTTTAATTATAAAAATAAATGAATAAAGTATTTCTCCTGATTTTTGTTTTGGTTTTCTTTTCGCTTTTTTCTTGCCATCCTGTTTCTTCTCCCTCGGGAAAAGCAAATAAAAATTATAATTCTGATCCTTCAAGCGGAGGCTTTAGTAAAAGCTCAACTAAAAAAAGCCGCAAAGCTCCTCAAATGGGCTTTTATGAGAAAAAAAACAAAACAAATATTTTTGTAGCTGTTAAACATAAAGTAACTTATGTTTTTGCCGGAAATGATAAAAAACATAAACTCAATAATGATCAACGCTCTTCATCCCAAAGCTACTCAAATAAAAAACAGGGGGAACAAACGGCAAAAATGAATAAAAGCTTTGTTAAGGGCAAGAAAAGCAAAGGCAGAAAAAAGAACAAGTCCTCAGATTCTAATTCCGATTCATTTTCTTCAAGTCCAAAAAAGAAAAAATCGAAAAAATAAAGAGCTAATCAAACCATTTTTCAAACTCATTTGAAGATTCAATCCTGTTTTCAAGTTTATCATCCATTGCTGGAAAAAAATCAATGCCTGTTAAAGCTTCAACAGAATCTATTGTAACAGCAAAATAATTAAGTTCTTTGTTTTGGGCTTTGTTTTCCATAACAAATCCTATGGCTTTTATTTCAGGCTCCTTAAAATCTAAAATCACTTTGTAATAATAAAGAGGTACGGTTATTTTGTTTTTTGTTCCTATTGCTGGCAAATCCTCTGTTAATACTCCTGCCGTTACAACATAAATTTCTCCATTTTCTCTTGCCCACTGCCTTGCCTTTTCTTCTAGTTTTTTCCATATTCCACGGTTAAATGCAGGCATTTGAGGTGAAATATTGCTCATGTAAAAAGATTCGCTCATCGCTTTTTCCGACCACGTGAAATCTCCTGCGGGAGCCAAATGCCCACGGTCATAACCACTCTGTTTATATTCCACCGGGAAAACAGAATTACTTAATATATTGGGGTCAGCATAAAAGTTGTTCTTTCTTTTAAAATCACCAGTATGTGCAGAATCCAGTTTATAAGCTACCCAGTTTGCCTGTTTATGATTTGGATTATAGCTAATCTTAATTTGTGAATGAATTATTAATTGTTCCCCTTTAATTGGCAAAGGATAAAAATTGCTTGCAAAATCAGGTTTTGATTGTGCCTTATTTACTAAATGGCATTGCTGAAGAAAAAAAGTGAAAAAGAAAATAAAAAGCAAAAGGAGGAATACTGTTTTGCCGGAATGTTTTTTTTTGTTTCTCATTGAATTAAAGGTAATGTAAAAATTTCATCCATTACTTTTTGTGCAAATATTTTCCTATATTAACAGCAAAGTTTTCAAAATTAACAAAGTTTGCAAACTTTATTTAAAGATGGATTTATCCTAAACCATAAGTCACCTAAATTCACAATTTCATTAATTTATTAATTCTAAAATATACTAAAACAAAAGTATTAAAGGTTAGAAAACAAATGAAAAAACTTTTTCTCGTACGGCATGCAAAGTCAAGCTGGGAGGATTTCTCCATTAACGACAAAGATCGTCCGTTAAAGGCATCGGGAGTGCAGGACGCCTACCT
Coding sequences within:
- the rpoN gene encoding RNA polymerase factor sigma-54, giving the protein MLKQSLQQRLLQKLSPQQIQLMKLLQIPTISLEQRIKEELELNPALEEGREEEEAGEFDEEFQADNTAEEPVKENTREDFDFEQYFDDDETPGYKLSAKNTGPDDERKEIPFSGGTSFQDFLLAQLGLRVLDEHQHTVAENIIGNIDDDGYLRREIESLVNDLAFSQNIMTSEQEVLSMLKIIQEFDPSGIGARSLQECLALQLQRKDSKNPYIKIALSIIIKHFEEFTKKHYDKISRKIGINDETLKSAINEILRLNPKPGSSSQSSESSKLSLQIVPDFVVNNNEGGLELSLNSRNAPELKISRPYMEMLENYQNNKTRETKDALMFVKQKLDGARWFIDAIKQRQQTLSLTMQAIMEYQYDYFLTGDETRLKPMILKDIAEMVSLDISTISRVANSKYVQTEFGTFSLKSFFSESLSTDTGEEVSTREVKKILQDCIDAENKSKPLTDDRLTKILKDKGYNIARRTIAKYREQLNIPVARMRKEL
- a CDS encoding DNA/RNA non-specific endonuclease — encoded protein: MRNKKKHSGKTVFLLLLFIFFFTFFLQQCHLVNKAQSKPDFASNFYPLPIKGEQLIIHSQIKISYNPNHKQANWVAYKLDSAHTGDFKRKNNFYADPNILSNSVFPVEYKQSGYDRGHLAPAGDFTWSEKAMSESFYMSNISPQMPAFNRGIWKKLEEKARQWARENGEIYVVTAGVLTEDLPAIGTKNKITVPLYYYKVILDFKEPEIKAIGFVMENKAQNKELNYFAVTIDSVEALTGIDFFPAMDDKLENRIESSNEFEKWFD